One genomic window of Capricornis sumatraensis isolate serow.1 chromosome 15, serow.2, whole genome shotgun sequence includes the following:
- the LOC138091188 gene encoding trophoblast Kunitz domain protein 1, with amino-acid sequence MRRLCLSAALLVLLVILVDSTPLNIHHIQDEGLETSHRRGPEKRSVIDVATSIIDGIDTGTKIIKKGAGILTGLAETITKAIKGQVMISRIQFDNHTLEELPTLSIEYSTLSEENNGVETSHRRGLEKRSVIDVVTSIINGVATGTKIVEKGAGILTGLAEIINKAIRGQVMISGIQFDNHTLEKYQTLKIEYSALNEENKAASKPALCLEPKVTGGCNATMTRYFYNAQTGLCEQFVYGGCEGNGNNFEKLEDCMKTCSQEAGSLWVYGNRCPSNCSADSGHLLFPFPETVP; translated from the exons ATGAGACGGCTCTGCCTCTCTGCAGCCCTTCTCGTCCTCCTGGTTATCCTGGTGGACAGCACCCCGCTGAATATACACCATATCCAGGATGAAG GTCTGGAGACAAGCCATAGAAGGGGACCTGAGAAGCGTTCAGTAATAGATGTGGCTACAAGTATCATCGACGGTATCGATACAG GTACCAAGATTATCAAAAAGGGAGCTGGTATACTAACAGGATTGGCTGAAACAATCACTAAAGCCATTAAAG GTCAGGTGATGATTTCCAGAATACAATTTGATAACCATACACTAGAGGAATTGCCAACACTCAGCATTGAATACTCAACACTCAGTGAGGAGAATAATG GTGTGGAGACAAGCCACAGAAGGGGACTTGAGAAGCGTTCAGTAATAGATGTGGTTACAAGTATCATCAACGGTGTGGCTACAG GTACCAAGATTGTCGAAAAAGGAGCCGGTATACTAACAGGATTGGCtgaaataatcaataaagcaattAGAG GTCAGGTGATGATTTCTGGAATACAATTCGATAACCATACACTAGAGAAATACCAAACACTCAAGATTGAATACTCAGCACTCAATGAGGAGAATAAAG CAGCTTCTAAGcctgccctctgcctggagccTAAAGTTACAGGTGGCTGCAATGCCACGATGACCAGGTACTTCTACAACGCCCAGACTGGCCTCTGTGAGCAGTTTGTGTACGGTGGCTGTGAAGGGAATGGAAACAACTTCGAAAAGTTAGAGGACTGCATGAAGACCtgctctcaagaggcagggtCCCTGTG GGTCTATGGAAATCGCTGTCCTTCTAACTGTTCTGCAGACAGTGGGCACCTCCTGTTCCCCTTTCCAGAGACTGTGCCCTAA